TCCTTCAGAAACTGAAGATTGATGCAGAAGCATATCTTGGAGAGAAGATCACAAAGGCGGTCATTACCGTCCCGGCATACTTCAATGACGCACAGAGGCAGGCGACGAAGGATGCAGGAAGAATCGCAGGACTGGAGGTTCTCAGGATCATCAACGAACCAACAGCCAGCTCCCTTGCCTATGGTCTTGACAAGGAAGGCGAATCGACGATCCTCGTCTATGACCTTGGCGGCGGAACATTTGATGTCTCGATCCTGACCCTCGGCGATGGTGTCTTTGAGGTCCTTGCAACGACCGGGATCAACCACCTCGGCGGCGATGACTTCGATGACCGGATCATCGATTATCTTGTCGATGACTTTAAGAAGAAAGAGGGGATCGATCTCAAAAAGGACCCGGTCGCCCTGCAGCGCCTGAAGGATGCGGCAGAGAGGGCGAAGATCGAACTCTCCACGCTTCAGAAGACGAATATCAACCTCCCCTACATCACATCCACCGACTCGGGTCCGAAGTTCCTCGATATTGACCTGACCCGTGCAAAGTTCGAGCAGCTGATCGGTGATCTCGTCGAGAAGACGGTTGAACCGGTGAAACAGGCGGTCAAGGATGCAGGCATCAATGCAAAGGATCTCAACCATGTCCTCCTCGTCGGCGGATCGACCAGGGTACCCCTCGTCGTCGAGACGGTACGGAAGATCCTTGGAAAGGAGCCGGACAAGGGGATCAACCCCGACGAGTGTGTCGGCCTTGGTGCCGCCATCCAGGGTGCAGTCCTGACCGGTGAGGCAAAGGATGTCGTCCTCCTTGATGTGACACCGCTTACGCTTGGGATCGAGACCCTCGGCAATATCGCAACCGCAGTAATCGAGCGCAACACCACCATCCCGACACGGAAGAGCCAGATCTTCTCCACTGCTGCAGACGGGCAGACGAGTGTCGAGATCCATGTCGTCCAGGGTGAGCGGCAGTTTGCACGCGATAACTTCTCACTCGGCAGGTTCCAGCTGACCGGTATCCCCCCTGCACCACGGGGTATACCACAGATCGAGGTTACGTTTGATATCGATGCCAATGGTATCGTTCATGTCTCAGCCAAGGATCTCGGTTCAGGCAAAGAGCAGTCGATCACCATCCATGGCAAGAAAGATCTTGATAAGGACGAGATCGAGAAGATGGTCAACGACGCCAAACTCTACGAGGAGGAGGACAAGAAGAAGCGTGAGGAGATCGAGATCCGCAACAACGCTGATATGGCTGCATACAGCGCAGAGAAGCTGATCAAAGAGAGCGGAGACAAGATTGAGGAGGCTGACAAAACTGCTATTGAAGAGGCGGTTGCGGGTCTCCGGACAGCACTTGAAGGTGATGATACCGTCGTCATCAAAGAGAAGATGGATGCCCTGCAGGAGGCAGTCTACACAGTCTCAACCAAGCTTTACCAGAAGGCAACTGAAGAGGCTCAGGCAGCCGGTGAGGGGGCAGAACCCGCACAGGACGATACCGTCGTTGATGCCGACTACGAAGTCAAGAAAGAGTGAGTCGGATGGTTGCGGAGAGCTACTATGAAACCCTCGGCGTTCCCAAAAACGCATCGGAGAAGGATATAAAGAAAGCCTACCGCAACCTTGCCCGGAAATATCATCCGGATGTCTGCAAGGATGAGGGTGCAGAGGATCGGTTCAAGAAGATCAATGAGGCATACAGCATCCTCTCCGATACTGAGAAGCGGCGCCAGTATGACCAGCTCGGCCATGAGGCATATACCAATGCCTCAAAAGGCAGTTATAGTGGGGCTGGCGGGGCAGGGTATGGCTTCTCATCAGACTTTGCCGGCTTTGGAGACATATTCGACTCCTTTTTTGGAGGGAGAGGGCAGCGGGGCGGTCCCCAGCGAGGATCTGATCTCCTGATGCGGGTCTCGGTCTCTCTTCGCGATGCGGTCTTTGGAATAGACCGGGACATCAGGGTGATGCATGCCGAGCCATGCCCTGCCTGTGACGGCAGTGGAAGCGCCAACAAGCGGGTGAAGACCTGTGCACGATGCGGAGGGAGCGGTCAGATGCGATCTGTCAGCCAGTCGCTCTTTGGCCAGTTCGTCAGGATGACCACCTGTACAGAATGTGGCGGACGAGGAAAGATTCCTGAGGAGACCTGCACCTCATGTAGCGGAAGTGGCCATACACAGGTTCAGAGGACGGTGACAGTCCATATTCCGGCTGGTGTCGAGACAGGAATGCGCCTGAAGATGGACGGGTACGGCGAGGCAGGCGACTTTGGTGCACCAGCCGGGGATCTCTATATTGAGATACTGGTGGAGCCGGATACACGGTTTGACCGGAAGGGAGATAATCTTGAGACCGGGGTTGAAGTCTCACCGGCACAGGCAGCCCTTGGATCGGAGGTCGAGATCGAGACGATCGACAGCCGGAAGGTAAGCCTGAAGATCCCACCGGGTATCCAGTATGGAACCGCACTCCGAATCCCAGGGGAGGGTGTCCGGCGGCGGGGCAGGCCCGGGGACCTCCTCGTCCGGGTCGTTGTGGTGACCCCAAAGAGCCTCGATGGCGATCTCAGAGAGCTTTATGAGAAGATCCGTGAGATCGAGATTGGAGCAGAGGGGAAGGGATCCACCTCGAAGACGAAGAAGGGCTTCTTTGAGAAGGTAATGGGGCGATGAGCCACCCTTCCGTCGTATTTCTTTTGCGCAGGTATTTCATCTTCCA
The genomic region above belongs to Methanocalculus alkaliphilus and contains:
- the dnaK gene encoding molecular chaperone DnaK, with translation MAKEKILGIDLGTTNSCMAIMEGGEPKVIPNSEGARTTPSVVAFSKDGERLVGSVAKRQAVTNPGRTIASIKRQMGTNYTVAIDDKKYSPQEISAMILQKLKIDAEAYLGEKITKAVITVPAYFNDAQRQATKDAGRIAGLEVLRIINEPTASSLAYGLDKEGESTILVYDLGGGTFDVSILTLGDGVFEVLATTGINHLGGDDFDDRIIDYLVDDFKKKEGIDLKKDPVALQRLKDAAERAKIELSTLQKTNINLPYITSTDSGPKFLDIDLTRAKFEQLIGDLVEKTVEPVKQAVKDAGINAKDLNHVLLVGGSTRVPLVVETVRKILGKEPDKGINPDECVGLGAAIQGAVLTGEAKDVVLLDVTPLTLGIETLGNIATAVIERNTTIPTRKSQIFSTAADGQTSVEIHVVQGERQFARDNFSLGRFQLTGIPPAPRGIPQIEVTFDIDANGIVHVSAKDLGSGKEQSITIHGKKDLDKDEIEKMVNDAKLYEEEDKKKREEIEIRNNADMAAYSAEKLIKESGDKIEEADKTAIEEAVAGLRTALEGDDTVVIKEKMDALQEAVYTVSTKLYQKATEEAQAAGEGAEPAQDDTVVDADYEVKKE
- the dnaJ gene encoding molecular chaperone DnaJ, which codes for MVAESYYETLGVPKNASEKDIKKAYRNLARKYHPDVCKDEGAEDRFKKINEAYSILSDTEKRRQYDQLGHEAYTNASKGSYSGAGGAGYGFSSDFAGFGDIFDSFFGGRGQRGGPQRGSDLLMRVSVSLRDAVFGIDRDIRVMHAEPCPACDGSGSANKRVKTCARCGGSGQMRSVSQSLFGQFVRMTTCTECGGRGKIPEETCTSCSGSGHTQVQRTVTVHIPAGVETGMRLKMDGYGEAGDFGAPAGDLYIEILVEPDTRFDRKGDNLETGVEVSPAQAALGSEVEIETIDSRKVSLKIPPGIQYGTALRIPGEGVRRRGRPGDLLVRVVVVTPKSLDGDLRELYEKIREIEIGAEGKGSTSKTKKGFFEKVMGR